CCAGCACAAAGGATGAAAAAATGGCAGCAATGGACAATGTTGAGCTAATCCTGGGCCAAGGTCTGGTTAGGAAAACAATCATAACAAAAGCCAGAGCGGGTAACAGCGGTACCAACCAGGCATGATTTAATGCAAATTCAACCATTCATTAACACCTACCTTCCATTCCTACCACTTCATCCAGTCAAAATCGTCCAGGTTAACCGACTTGCGCAGGCGGTAAATGGCAATGACAATGGCTAAGCCCAACCCCACTTCCGCTGCTGCCACTGTTATGACAAAAATAGCAAATATTTGTCCGATAAAACCCTCAGGTGTTAAAAACTTATTAAAAGCCACCAGGTTAATATTTACCGCTGTCAGCATCAGTTCAACAGAAACCAGCACCGCAACTGCATTTTTGCGGGATATGGCGCCGTACATACCAATACAAAACAGTGCCGCACTGAGGGCGACAAAATAGGAAGGATTAAGACCTGTCGCCATGTGATTTAACCTCCTTTACCAGCACCAGAGCACCCGTCAAAGCTACAGTCAGCAAAACAGCCGCTACTTCAAAGGGAATAACAAAATCATGCAGTAAGATGGGAGCCAGGTTTTGTACTGTTTGTGCCGGCACTGCCTGGCCGGGGGCTGCCCACCGGGCTTTCGCAGTAAGCAGAGCGACAACCATAAACATTCCGCCTGCCATGGGAGCAGCAATTTTAAAGCGCCAATTAACCGGGTTACTGTTGGCCATATCGGTACGCTGTACCAGCATGACACCAAAAACAATCATAATGCAAACCGCCCCGGCATAAACCAGCACTTGCACAGCAGCCACAAAATCCGCATTAAGCATAAGAAAAATTCCGGCAACTCCCACAAAGGTAACAATAAGCCAGAGAACGCTGTGCACCAGGTTCTTTAAAGTAACTACCAGCAGGGCGGATCCCAAGATTAAGCCGCTGAGCAAGACAAAGGCGAGCAATTCATAAATATTTGTTGACATGATTAACTACCCTCCTTGTCGGCTGCTTGGGCTGTCGCAGCTAATGCCTTGGCCGCCTCAGCAGCAGCCTTTGCGGCAGCTTGTTTGATTTCTGCCTTCTTTCTCTCTGCCATGTCCGGCTGTACAAATGCAAGCTTGGCAGCAGAGCGGCGATAACAGGTAAGCTCAAAATCTTTAGTGAATTTAATCGCGTCTTTGGGACAGGCTTCCTGACAGAACCCGCAAAATAAACAATACTGCAAGTCAAAGTCATACCCGATGACCACTTTCTTTTTTTCTACGGTTTCGGTTACCAATTTTATGACCTGGTTAGGGCAGGCATTGACACACATGTTGCAGGCAATACATTTGTCATAATAAAACTCCGGCCGGCCAAAGAAACGGTCCGGCAAGGGCAGCCGTTCTTCCGGGTACTGCACTGTCACCTTAGGCTGAAAAAAACGCTTTATGGTAATGCCCAATCCTTTGATAAGCCCTTTTGCCACGGTAAGCTCACCACCTTACGGCCTGGTACAGATATTTACCTATACCGGTGATAAAAATGTTAGCGATGGAGAGAGGTACCAACACCTTCCAACCAAACTCCATCAGTTGATCAACCCGAATACGCGGGTATGTCCAGCGGAACCACATAAACAGGAAAATCATCAGGTATACCTTGAGCAGGAACCAAATCCAGGAGGGAATAAAGGTAAGACCAAAGGGAGCGTGCCAACCACCTAAGAATAACGTGGTGGCCATGACAGATACCAACACCACGTTGGCATATTCAGCCAGGAAGAACATGGCAAACCCCATGCCGCTGTACTCGGTAAAGGGCCCGCAAATAATTTCCGACTCCCCTTCCACCAGATCAAAGGGCGCCCGGTTGGTTTCTGCAATACCGGCTATTAAATAAATTATGAATCCCAATGGTTGTAAAAAAATAAACCACACATTTTCCTGGGCCCTGATAATTTCGCTCATGTTCAATGTGCCGGTAAGGATAATGACCCCCACAATAGACAGAATTAAAGGCATCTCATAGCTTACCATCTGAGCCACTACCCGCATGCCGCCGATCAGGGAATACTTATTATTGGAAGCCCAGCCGGACATCCAAACAATTACGGTGGACAGAGACGCTACAGCCAAAAAATAATAAACACCGATATTCATATCAATGGCTACCATGTCTTTGCCAAAGGGAGCCACCGCAAATACAGCCAGAGGCGGCATAAAAATCAAAACAGGTCCAAGCAAAAATAACTTTTTATCAGCCAAACGAGGAATAATTATTTCTTTACTGATTAACTTACCAATATCTGCCGTAGTTTGTAATAAACCAAACGGTCCCACCCGGTTGGGGCCAAGCCGGCACTGCATGTATGCAGATACCTTTCTTTCCATATATACCAGCCAGAGGGCGCTGATAAGAATGTATACTAAAATGGCCCCCAATTTTAAAAACATCATTACAAAATCTGTTGCCAGGTCGGGTAGGCCGGCGGCAGCCAGCAAGGCCCGTAGCCAGCCGGCCGTATGCACAAAAAGGTTTTCCACGCTGCCTCACTCCCCCACTTTCTATGCGTCTACTTCACCTAAAACAATGTCTATACTGCCCAGGATGGCAATGACATCGGCAATTTTCCAGCCTTTGAGCATTTCATCCAGGTAACCCAAGTTGATAAAGGACGGCCGGCGAAAATGCACCCGATAGGGTCGGCTGCTGCCGTCACTGACGACATAAGTTCCCATAATACCCTTGGAACTTTCAATTTCTGCATAGGCTTCGCCTGCCGGCGGCTTAATCAGCTTGGGCACCTTCCCTTTAACGGGCCCGTCAGGTAATTGTTCTAAGGCTTGCCGGATAATTTTGGCAGACTGCTCCATCTCTAATATCCGTACATAATACCGGTCGAAACAGTCGCCTTGACTGCCTAACGGCACAGAAAATTCAAAACGATCGTAGACGCTGTACGGTCTGACTTTGCGAAGATCAAAGTTAACCCCCGAGGCCCGCAGTACCGGTCCGGACAAACTCATATCTATAGCCTTGGCTGCCGGCAATACGGCTACATTTTTGGTTCTCGCCTGAAAAATTTCATTTCCGGTGATTAAGCCGTTATATTCTTCGATTGCCCTGGGAAATTCATCAAGAAAACGACGGCATTTGTCAATAAAACCATCCGGAATATCGTAAGCCACCCCGCCGATTCTCATGTAACTGGGAGTTAAGCGAGAACCGCTGATCATTTCAAACAAGTCCATGATCTCCTCACGATCCCGGAAGGTATAAATAAAACCTGTCAAACCGCCAATATCAGCCGCATAGGCACCGGTAGCCACCAGGTGACTGGCAATTCTCGCTAACTCTCCCACAATAACCCGGATATATTCGGCCCGCTCCGGCACCTCGACATCCAGTAATTTTTCTACAGCCATTACATAGCCCCAATTCATCAGCATGCCAGCCAGGTAATCCAGGCGGTCTGTATAAGGAATAACCTGGGTGTAGGTACGGGATTCCGCCAGTTTTTCAATGCCCCTGTGCAAATAGCCCGGTATCGGCACGGCCTTTACCACCGTTTCGCCATCCAGGGTTAAAAGAATCCGGAATACCCCGTGGGTACTGGGGTGTTGCGGGCCCAGGTTAAGCAAAAATTCTTCGGTTTTCAGGGTCAAAGCTGTCACCTCTCTCCCACCTTTATTCTCTGCCGCCCTCATAGGAATAATCTTTCCGCAACGGGTGCCCCGGCCAGCTATCCTCCAGTAAAATTCTTCTCAGGTCAGGGTGGCCTTGAAAGGTAATACCAAACAAGTCATATACCTCTCGCTCCTGCCAAACAGCACCACCCCAAATAGGTACCATAGACGGCGCCACAGGATGCTGCCGGTCTATTTTGCATTTAACGTGAAGCATATCCGGCTTCCCAATAACAGCTAAGTCGTATACCAGTTCAAAATACTCCAGGTAATCTGCAGCGGTTAAATTGGTAAGAAAAATAAAGCCGTAGTTTTCTTTCAGATCCCGCATTAACTTAGCCAATATTCCCAACGGCGCCAACAGATAACCTTGCTGCGTAACCTCCAGTTCCGGATATTTAGCCGTCAGTTCCTGCATCATGGCAGCCTGCGGTTGGCAGCTCATCAGCCATTCACCACCTCAGGATTAATAATTTTTTCCTTCAATTTCATAAAAGCATGAATCACTGCGTCAGGCCTGGGGGGACACCCAGGCAAGTAAACATCAACCGGAATCAGCCGGTCAACGCCGGGCACCACATGATATGAATCCACAAAGGGCCCGCCGGAAATGGCGCAACTGCCCATAGCAATCACATACTTGGGTTCCGCCATCTGTTCGTACAAGCGCACCACAAAGGGTGCCGCCTTTTTGGTTACTGTACCGCAAACCAACATCACATCGGCCTGGCGCGGGGACGCCCGCATTACTTCATAACCAAACCGGGCTAAATCGAAGCGGGCCATGTTGGCCGCCATTAATCCTTCAATTGCGCAACAGGCCAGGCCAAAGCCCATGGGCCAGAGTGAGTTGGCCCGTGCCAGATTAAGCAGCTTTTCCAGCGGCCCTACAGAAACCAACCTGGCAACCTCTCCCACCACAGCCGGCTCTGCCCCAATTTTTTTTAATCTTGCTAAGGTTTCCTCGTACATTTCATCCCTGACCGCATTGGTTTGTTTGTCTTGTTCTTTTATCTCCATTCCAAAGCACCTTCTTTCCAGGCATACCAGAGACCCAAAACCAGAATAAAGATAAAAATAAACATTTTTATCAAACCGGCCAACCCCAGGTTAGTAAAACTCACTGCCCAGGGATAAAGAAAAATAACTTCTACATCAAAAATGACAAACATAAGTGCATAGGTAAAATACTGGTTTTTAAACTGAACCCAGGATGCCCCTTCGGTTGGCAAACCGCATTCGTATGTCTCTCCTTTATACCTGTTTTTGCTGCGAGGTTGAATCAGATAACTGGTTAGCAAGCCGCCGGCTCCAAAAATAATACCTACCGCCATAAAAAGTGCCACAGCTGCCCAATCTGACAAAACCACCATCTCCTTTCTCGTTGTCGTAATTTTCTGGACAAGCAAATTTTATCTTAAAAAAATGACAAAACCATATCCAAAACGTTAAAATGCAATTACCTTGCCAAAAATCTAAAAAGCCGGGGTTTTGGATCAGACAAGCTGAAAATCGTTTTAAGTCATAACGTCTTGTTCCATTATAGAACACTTATAATTTGTTTGCAATTGAAATTGTATCATACCAGAACAGTTATTAAGCGAAATGTACCAAAACCAATTTGCATACAGCGTATGTTGTCGGGCTTGCTGGTTCTAACTTAACTTACTTTTGGCTCCGTTGGTGTGATGCGTCTTACACTAACAGAGTGATATCCGTCACACCGGGCACGGCCGGATCGAGAGCCTTGGCAAAAATGTTATAACCTTTGCCTGACAAGCTAAAACGGGTTGATCCAAAGACCAACCCGTCTGATTCTTATTCTGTATCCTGGTTTTGAAACAATACTTGTTGTTCCGCCGCCAACCTGGCCATTAGTTTTTTTAAAAACGTCAGCCGGTGCAGGGGGGTGGGACCATGTTGTGCTAAAGCAGCCACATGTGCTTTGGTACAATAACCTTTATGACTGGCAATGCCGTAAGCCGGAAACCGGTTGTGCCATTCCAAACATTTGCGATCCCGAAAAACTTTGGCTAAAATTGAAGCAGCAGCAATGCCGTGCGAAATAGCATCACCATGCACAACCCCCTGTTGAGGAATATCCAAATCTATGCTTTCTATCCCGTCAATTAGTAAATAATCGGGTCTTACCGGCATACCTTGTTTATTTTGCAGATTCATTACCGCTTTTTTCATGGCCAGCCGGCTGGCTTGCCGAATATTAATTTGATCAATCTGACGGTTATCCACTTCCCCAATCCCGACCGCCAGGGCATGCTGCTGAATAATATCATACAAGGCTTCTCTTTTTTTTACAGTAAGTTTTTTGGAATCATTGACACCTTCAATCCACAGCCGGACAGGCAAAATTACCGCCGCTGCCACAACACTGCCCAGCAGCGGCCCCCTGCCTGCCTCATCGCAAAAGGCCACCAGTTCAATACCTTCTGCCCATAATTTTTGTTCAATATCCATGGAGACCATAAATTTACCTCATAACCCTTACTAATAATTAATTCTTTCAGAGTGTCGCCAAAGGTTATCGTGGGTTGATATGTTTTACAACCTTTGTCAACAGTCTTAGTTATTTATTCTTTGGCAGGTTCATCTTTCCTGCCCCAAGAAGGTTTTTTATCGGTCAAACGGCGGCATATCAAGGGTATACCTGCCCAGCAAACCTTCCCGGAATTCCTTTAGCAGCAGCTGGGCTGCCTTATGTACGTCAACCGTCCCGCCGGCCACCAGCAAGCCCCGGCGAGCACCGATGGCGGCCAGCAGGTCGGGTATGTTCTGAGGGAGTTCAGACAGCCTATATCTTTCTTTCAGCCTGTCCGGGTAATGACTAGCCAGCCAGCCGAGCAACCGTACTGCCACTTCGTAAATATCAAAGACCTGCTCTTTAATGGCACCTGTTATAGCTAACTTGTACCCTACCTGGGGATCTTCAAATTTTGGCCATAAAATACCCGGTGTATCTAACAATTCCAGCGATCCCTGAACCCTGATCCACTGCTGTCCTTTAGTAACCCCCGGTAAGTCACCGGTTTTGGCAGCCTTTCTGCCCACTAAGCGGTTAATAAAAGAAGACTTGCCAACATTTGGTATGCCCAGCACTAAACAACGGATGGCTCTGGGTCGCCTTCCCCTGGCCGCCAGTTTAGCCATTTGCTCTGCCACCAGGGCGGCAGCCGCCCGGGGAACTTCCTTCAAACCCTCACCTTTCAAGGTATCCAAAGCTATAACCTTCACCCCGGGGCGTTCCAAAGCCTTTAACCACAACTTGGTTAAGGCCGGATCAGCCAGGTCACTTTTATTTAGTACCACCAGCCTGGGTTTTTGCCCCAGAATCTGGTTTATCAGCGGGTTACCACTGCTTACCGGAATGCGGGCGTCCAACAACTCAATGGCCACATCAACTAATTTAAGTGCCTCCTGCACCTGGCGCCTGGCCCTGGCCATATGTCCGGGAAACCATTGTATTTGTGAACTCACGGCAATACCTCCAATGGTAAAAAAAGCTTCCGTAAGAGTTTACCCGTAAAAGGTCTCTTCGAAAGCTGTCTGAGCAATTATTTTACCAGACTGATGCGGTTCAGGGGCCAGTAAATCACTTCCGCCTTCCCCACAATTAAATCTCTTGCCAAAAAACCCCAAACCCTGCTGTCATCGCTGTTGTTTCTGTTATCGCCCATCATAAAGTAGTGGCCGGGAGGTACAGTTTGCGGTCCAAAATCTTGAAAAGTCAGGTCCTTGGGCAAATAAGGCTCCGGCACAGGTTTGCCGTTAATGTACAGGACACTGTCTTTTATTTCAACCGTATCGCCTCCCCTGGCAATCAGCCGCTTAACAAAATTGCGGCTGGGATCCAACGGGAATTTAAATACCACAATATCTCCGGGTTGGGGCTCTCTCAGGTGGTAAGTAATTTTACTGACGATAATTCTGTCTCCAATCAACAATGTTGGCTCCATGGAACCCGAAGGAATATAAAAGGGTTCCAGAATAAAAAGCCTAATAACAGCGGCCAGCAATACCGCTATCACAATTGATTCCAGCATTTCCCGCAGGGCCGACTTTTTTGGCTGGCTCGCCCCTTGTACTTCCTGCTGAGAATCCAACTGCTCCATGGTTTATTCCTCCCCAAAAGCCAAAAAGGGACTGTTGGCCAGTCCCCTTCGGTTTAGTGAGCGGTAAGTTCTTTAATGCGGGCTTTCTTACCACGCAGAGCGCGCAGGTAGTAAAGTCTGGCCCTCCGCACTTTACCGCGGCGTACCACTTCGATGCTGTCGATCTTGGGAGAGTGTAAAGGAAAAGTTCTCTCTACACCAACGCCATAAGAAACACGACGCACGGTAAAGGTTTCACTCAGACCGCCTCCGCGGCGACGGATGACAATACCTTCAAAGGCCTGAATACGTTCACGGTTGCCTTCAATAACCTTATAATTAACTTTTACTGTGTCGCCGGGTCTGAAAGAAGGGATATCCTTCTTAATGTGTTCTTGTTCCAAAGACTGAACGAGGTTCATTTGCTGTACCCCCTTCCTCGCCTAGGCGTTCGTACCTTTTCCCCAAGGCAGCGGAACACCCGTAATACACACATAAAAAATTATATCATAGACCTTAAAAAGGAGCAAGAATTTGTTAATGTTAAGATAAATTAAGTGACTGCAGCAAATGTAATAAATCTGCCAATATTTTTTTATCCTCATTGGTTAAAGTTGCTCTTGTCAGCAGCTCCGGCCGGCGTTCCAGCGTCCGCAAAAGAGACTGTCGGCGGCGCCACCGGCGGATGTTTTCATGGTGACCGGACAACAGAACTTCCGGCACCTCATAACCCCGGTATGATCTAGGCTTGGTGTAATGCGGATACTCTAACAAGCCATGATAAAAGGAATCATCCTCTGCACTGGCCGCTTCACCCAAAACACCGGGTATCATCCTGGCCACGGCATCCACCACCACCATAGCCGGCAGCTCCCCGCCGGTCAAAACATAATCGCCGATAGATATCTCATCGGTAACCAAGGCTTCCCGTACCCTTTCATCAATACCTTCGTAATGCCCGCAGACAATTACCAGGTGTTCCTCGCGGGCCAATTCTCTCGCATATTGCTGGTTGAAAGGCTCTCCCTGGGGACACATCATAATAACCCGTCCGGGCTTACCGCCATACTTTTTTTCCAGGTAATCAAAACATTCAAAAAGAGATTCCGGCCCCATGACCATACCTGCCCCTCCGCCATAAGGGGTATCGTCCACGGTGTGATGTTTGTTGCGGGAAAAATCACGAATGTTAATGGCATTAATTTGCAGCAGCTTTTTTTCCTGGGCCCGCTTTAAAATGCTGTGGCTGAAGGGACTCGCAAACATTTCCGGAAAAAGCGTTAAAATATCTATCTTCATGTTTTCACCTTTGTCAGATTAATCCTTCAGGAAGTTCCACTTCCATCCGGCCGCCGGACACATCAATTTTCTTAACGACAGACTTGATGGCCGGAATTAATATTTCTTTGCCCTGAGGCGGCTTGACTACATATACATCGTTGGCACCGGTCTGTAAGACTTGAACAACCTGGCCCAGTTCTCCAACTTCTTTATCAATTACCTTTAAACCGATAATTTGAAATATATAGTAGCGATCCTCGGGCAAAGGCATCAGCTCTTCCGGGGTAACCTGCAACAGGCCGCCTTTAAGTTTCTCCGCTGCCGTCATATCGGTTATCTCGGCAAATTTGAGAATAATGAATTGCTTATGCTGCCAAACTTTTTCTATGGTTAAGCAACTGCGTTGATTATTTAAAAAAAGTATAAGCTTTTTATTAACAGCAAAGCGTTCGGGAAAATCTGTAGCGGGCAGCACCCTTACCTCTCCCCGGTGGCCCTGCGTGTTAACAATTTCCCCTACCGTAATGAATTGTTCCGTCACAGTTATTCCTCCGGCTTACAAACCTCTGATTTCTACCACTCTGCCGTCTTCCAGAATAATTTCGGCTTGCATTAAACGGTGCCAATCATCTCCCACTTGCACCTGTACAAAACTTTCCACCTTACCCTGCAGCACTTCTGAACCGTTGACCAACTTGCCCACTTCTTTTATTTTATCCAGCAGTTTCAGCTTAGTATCCAGGCGGCTTTGTTTTTCCTGTTCCCATTGCGCCAGGGCAGCCTCTGCTGCACCGGGATTTTTCTTACTTATTTCCTGCAGTTTGCGAATTTGGTGCTCTATATGCTGCAGTTCTGACTCTAACCCAGCCACCCTGTGCCTGAGTTCTAAAGCCAGGCTTTTTTTGTAGTTGTCCGTCACTCGAATCTTTATCAAAACAGGGCGTGTAACGGTCAGCAAACAACCAACCCCCTAATATGATAGCAAAGGAGGCTTGACGCCCCCTCTGCAGTCCGGCATATAAAAATGCCGTTTCAGACAATTTCTACGACTACTTTCTTACGCTGCTTGGTTGCCGCAGCCTTAACCACCGAACGGATGGCCCGGGCAATACGCCCTTGTTTGCCAATCACTTTTCCCATATCCTCGGGAGCCACTCTCAACTCAATAACCACGGATCTTTCTTTTTCCACCATGGTTACTGCCACTTTGTCCGGTTGGTCTACCAGGGCTTTGGCCAGAATTTCTACCAGTTCTTTCACAGTTCTGGACCTCCCCTGTACACCTTAGGCCTCTTTGGTTTTGGCCCGGCCCGGGATAATACCTGCTTTGACAAACAGGGACTTGGCAGTATCAGAAAGCTGAGCACCTTTCTTCAGCCAGTCCTGGGCTTTGGCCTCGTCAATTTTTACCTCAGCCGGTTGTTTGACGGGGTCATAGTACCCAATTTCCTCAATGAAACGGCCGTCACGCGGGGAACGGGAATCGGCTACCACTATACGGTAAAAGGGGTTTTTCTTAGCCCCCATACGTCTTAGGCGAATTTTTACAGCCATTTTGCATATCACCTCCTTAGACAGGTTTAACAACAAATTTTATTGAAAGAAAGGCAATTTAATTTTGCTCTTCTTGCCTCCCTTGGTCATATTAGACAGTTGTTTCATCATTTTGCGGGTTTGTTCAAACTGTTTCAACAGCTGATTGACATCCTGCACCCGGGTGCCGCTGCCCCGGGCAATGCGTTTTTTACGGCTGCCGTCAATTTTTTCCGGATGCTGGCGTTCCCACGGAGTCATGGAATAAATAATTGCCTCCACCTGGGCCAATTCTTTGCCGTCCAGTTGCTGGTCTTTCAGCTGCTTGGTCAACTTGTTCATGCCTGGAATCATACCGAGAATTTGTTCCAGGGGGCCTAATTTTTTAACCTGTTGCAACTGCTCCAAAAAATCTTCCAGGTTAAAATCAGCCTGGCGTATTTTTTTATTCAACTTGGCCGCCTGCTCGGCATCAAAATTGGCCTGGGCCTTTTCAATCAGGGTTAATACATCCCCCATGCCCAAAATGCGATCGGCCATTCTGTCCGGGTGGAAGGGTTCCAAAGCATCTAATTTCTCGCCCATGCCGGCAAATTTAATGGGCGTTCCGGTTACCTTGCGCACCGACAGAGCAGCACCGCCCCTGGCGTCACCGTCCAGTTTGGTCATGATAATACCGTCCAGACCCAGCTTCCGGTTAAAGGTATCCGCCACGTTAACCGCTTCCTGACCGGTCATGGCATCCACCACCAGCAAGATCTCATGCGGTTTAACAGCAGTTTTTATCTCTGCCAGTTCGCCCATTAACTCTTCATTAATGTGCAAACGACCGGCTGTATCAATAATCACAACATCCTTACCGGTACTGCCGGCTTGATCCACCGCTGCCTGAGCAATTTTAACGGGATTTTCCTGACCCAGGCTAAAAACCGGTATTTGCAGTTGTTCACCCAGCACTTGCAATTGTTTAATTGCTGCCGGCCGATAAATATCCGCTGCCACCAGCAAAGGCCGGCGTCCCTGCTTGCTTAACAGCTTGGCCAGTTTACCGGCGGTAGTAGTTTTTCCTGCCCCCTGCAAACCTACCAGCATGATGATGGTGGGCGGTTTGGCGGCCATATTAATTTTGGCCTGGGTACCGCCTAACAACTCTGTCAACTCATCTTTAACAATTTTTATAACTTGTTGGGCAGGACTGAGACTTGCCAGAACATCCTGACCAACCGCCCTTTCTTTAACTTGGGCAACAAATTCTTTAACCACCTTAAAGTTAACATCAGCTTCCAGCAGGGCCATCTTTACTTCCCGCATTGCCTGATTAACATCTTCTTCTGTAAGGCGTCCTTTACCCTTGAGAGATTTAAAAATTTCATCCAGGCGTTCGCCCAATCCTTTAAACATGTCAGACGCCTCCTTTCTCCGGTCTGTTAAAGGATTCGCTGATTAGAACTCCTGCCTGTTTTGCAGGATCGATTGCAGTATTTGTATAGATTCGGCCAGCCCCTCCGGTTTTTGCCCGGCCTGATAACCTGTTAAGCAATTTAATGCTTTTTCTATTGATTTATACTCCTGGCTGAATTTACCAACCAGGCCCAGCTTTTCTTCATAGTTTTGCAGGATTTGTTCCGCTCGCTTAATGGTATCATGGACAGCCTGGCGGGTTACCTCAAACTGTTCGGCAATTTCCCCCAAAGATAAATCTTCCCCGTAATACAACTGAATAAAATTCTGCTGTCGCTCGGTGAGCAAGCTGCCATAAAAATCATAGAGAAGGTTTATCTTGTGAAACTCTTTCAAAGCGCAGTCCCCCTTGCACCAGGTATAAAGGACTTTCACTTTACAGATATATTTATTTTACTGAACACGGTCTTCCCTGTCAAGTTTAAAGATTTTATAGCCCCATCACAGCTTGTATTAAATTGTCATTTGTCCGGCCGGTCCACATATTTTATAGGTAAAAGAAAATCACGGAGGTGTTGACACTTGTCCCATCAGCATTGTTCCTGCGGCTGCAGCGGCTTTATTCACCTTGAACAGGCCCTTGCGTTACCGCAAAGCCAGGTAAAAGATCTGCACAATCGCTATCTGAATGCCAGTTTGGTTACGCTGCTCAGTTTAATTAATTTTGATCGACAGTTTGTAACAGCCAACGGTGTGCTGGTTTACGACGATCAGGGCAACCAATATCTGGACTTTTTAGGGGCCTATGGCGCTCTCAACCTAGGACACAACCATCCGGATCTTTTAGCAGTCCTGCACAAGGTGCAGTCCCGGCCCAATTTACTGCAAGCCTCCTTGAACGCTCTGGCTGCCGCCCTGGCCCATAACCTGGCAGCCCTGGCACCTGGCAACCTGCAGCGGAGTTTTTTCTGCAACAGCGGAGCAGAGGCGGTGGAAGGAGCCCTTAAGTTGGCCAGAATCGCCACCGGGCGTCAAAAATTTATATACTGCAGCAACTCCTTTCATGGCAAAACTTTGGGTGCTCTTTCGGTGACCGGACGCCACAAATACCGGCACCCCTTCAAGCCGCTGCTCAACCAATGCGTAGAAGTTCCCTATGGCGATTTATCTGCCTTACAGCAGCAGTTGGCAGACCGGGAGGCAGCAGCCTTTATTGTGGAGCCAATTCAAGGTGAAGGCGGCATCATAGAACCGCCCGCCGGCTACTTGGCAAAGGCAAAAAAACTTTGTGCCCGGTACGGTACCCTGCTGATCGCCGATGAGGTACAGACCGGCTTCGGCCGTACCGGGACATTTTTTGCCTGCGAAGCATACGAGCTGGTACCTGACATTATCTGTATAGCCAAGTCACTGGGCGGTGGCATTATGCCTATAGGTGCATAC
This region of Desulforamulus hydrothermalis Lam5 = DSM 18033 genomic DNA includes:
- a CDS encoding NADH-quinone oxidoreductase subunit B, with the translated sequence MEIKEQDKQTNAVRDEMYEETLARLKKIGAEPAVVGEVARLVSVGPLEKLLNLARANSLWPMGFGLACCAIEGLMAANMARFDLARFGYEVMRASPRQADVMLVCGTVTKKAAPFVVRLYEQMAEPKYVIAMGSCAISGGPFVDSYHVVPGVDRLIPVDVYLPGCPPRPDAVIHAFMKLKEKIINPEVVNG
- the nuoK gene encoding NADH-quinone oxidoreductase subunit NuoK is translated as MATGLNPSYFVALSAALFCIGMYGAISRKNAVAVLVSVELMLTAVNINLVAFNKFLTPEGFIGQIFAIFVITVAAAEVGLGLAIVIAIYRLRKSVNLDDFDWMKW
- a CDS encoding NADH-quinone oxidoreductase subunit D; amino-acid sequence: MTLKTEEFLLNLGPQHPSTHGVFRILLTLDGETVVKAVPIPGYLHRGIEKLAESRTYTQVIPYTDRLDYLAGMLMNWGYVMAVEKLLDVEVPERAEYIRVIVGELARIASHLVATGAYAADIGGLTGFIYTFRDREEIMDLFEMISGSRLTPSYMRIGGVAYDIPDGFIDKCRRFLDEFPRAIEEYNGLITGNEIFQARTKNVAVLPAAKAIDMSLSGPVLRASGVNFDLRKVRPYSVYDRFEFSVPLGSQGDCFDRYYVRILEMEQSAKIIRQALEQLPDGPVKGKVPKLIKPPAGEAYAEIESSKGIMGTYVVSDGSSRPYRVHFRRPSFINLGYLDEMLKGWKIADVIAILGSIDIVLGEVDA
- a CDS encoding ribonuclease HII yields the protein MVSMDIEQKLWAEGIELVAFCDEAGRGPLLGSVVAAAVILPVRLWIEGVNDSKKLTVKKREALYDIIQQHALAVGIGEVDNRQIDQINIRQASRLAMKKAVMNLQNKQGMPVRPDYLLIDGIESIDLDIPQQGVVHGDAISHGIAAASILAKVFRDRKCLEWHNRFPAYGIASHKGYCTKAHVAALAQHGPTPLHRLTFLKKLMARLAAEQQVLFQNQDTE
- a CDS encoding NADH-quinone oxidoreductase subunit A, with translation MVVLSDWAAVALFMAVGIIFGAGGLLTSYLIQPRSKNRYKGETYECGLPTEGASWVQFKNQYFTYALMFVIFDVEVIFLYPWAVSFTNLGLAGLIKMFIFIFILVLGLWYAWKEGALEWR
- a CDS encoding NADH-quinone oxidoreductase subunit J yields the protein MSTNIYELLAFVLLSGLILGSALLVVTLKNLVHSVLWLIVTFVGVAGIFLMLNADFVAAVQVLVYAGAVCIMIVFGVMLVQRTDMANSNPVNWRFKIAAPMAGGMFMVVALLTAKARWAAPGQAVPAQTVQNLAPILLHDFVIPFEVAAVLLTVALTGALVLVKEVKSHGDRS
- a CDS encoding NADH-quinone oxidoreductase subunit C, with protein sequence MSCQPQAAMMQELTAKYPELEVTQQGYLLAPLGILAKLMRDLKENYGFIFLTNLTAADYLEYFELVYDLAVIGKPDMLHVKCKIDRQHPVAPSMVPIWGGAVWQEREVYDLFGITFQGHPDLRRILLEDSWPGHPLRKDYSYEGGRE
- the nuoH gene encoding NADH-quinone oxidoreductase subunit NuoH; its protein translation is MENLFVHTAGWLRALLAAAGLPDLATDFVMMFLKLGAILVYILISALWLVYMERKVSAYMQCRLGPNRVGPFGLLQTTADIGKLISKEIIIPRLADKKLFLLGPVLIFMPPLAVFAVAPFGKDMVAIDMNIGVYYFLAVASLSTVIVWMSGWASNNKYSLIGGMRVVAQMVSYEMPLILSIVGVIILTGTLNMSEIIRAQENVWFIFLQPLGFIIYLIAGIAETNRAPFDLVEGESEIICGPFTEYSGMGFAMFFLAEYANVVLVSVMATTLFLGGWHAPFGLTFIPSWIWFLLKVYLMIFLFMWFRWTYPRIRVDQLMEFGWKVLVPLSIANIFITGIGKYLYQAVRW
- a CDS encoding NuoI/complex I 23 kDa subunit family protein — protein: MAKGLIKGLGITIKRFFQPKVTVQYPEERLPLPDRFFGRPEFYYDKCIACNMCVNACPNQVIKLVTETVEKKKVVIGYDFDLQYCLFCGFCQEACPKDAIKFTKDFELTCYRRSAAKLAFVQPDMAERKKAEIKQAAAKAAAEAAKALAATAQAADKEGS